In Neochlamydia sp. AcF84, a single window of DNA contains:
- a CDS encoding PHP domain-containing protein: MKEFRADLHCHTTCSDGTSSPEEVIRMAAELGLSGLSITDHDTIDAYSQVLPLAQQLGMKIIPGVEFSSFQGEVSVHVLAYSFPIDSPIIKDFCKKHVERRLHRNREILKKLAAHGFPLEEEDVLAAMAGNKVLNASRTIGRPHIALAMLKKGYIHSIPEAFNKYLGEGKSCYAPGEYFTLEDTINIIHQAKGLAIIAHPHLVDNPPTLKKLLEMNFDGIECYYAKFNQKAHKRWLKIAKHRQWLITGGSDYHGALKPHIPLGSSWVTKDHFDILKDHFDKVSLN, from the coding sequence ATGAAAGAGTTCAGAGCAGATCTGCATTGTCATACTACATGTTCTGATGGAACCTCTTCACCGGAAGAGGTCATTAGAATGGCCGCTGAATTAGGCTTATCCGGCTTATCCATTACTGATCATGATACTATTGATGCCTATAGCCAAGTCCTACCTCTAGCACAACAGTTAGGTATGAAAATCATTCCGGGCGTAGAGTTTTCTTCTTTTCAAGGAGAGGTAAGCGTGCATGTTTTAGCCTATTCTTTTCCCATCGATAGCCCTATTATTAAAGATTTCTGTAAAAAACATGTGGAAAGACGCCTTCATCGCAATCGCGAAATTTTAAAAAAACTTGCCGCCCATGGATTTCCTTTAGAGGAAGAAGATGTGTTAGCAGCCATGGCCGGCAATAAGGTTTTAAATGCTAGCAGAACGATAGGCAGGCCTCATATTGCCTTAGCTATGCTTAAAAAAGGCTATATTCACTCTATTCCTGAGGCTTTTAATAAGTATTTAGGTGAAGGAAAAAGCTGCTATGCCCCCGGCGAGTATTTTACGTTGGAAGATACCATTAATATTATTCATCAAGCTAAAGGGTTGGCTATCATTGCCCATCCTCATCTGGTGGATAATCCCCCCACTTTGAAAAAGCTTTTGGAGATGAATTTTGATGGAATAGAATGTTATTATGCTAAATTCAATCAAAAAGCTCATAAGCGTTGGCTTAAAATAGCTAAACATCGCCAGTGGTTGATTACCGGCGGCTCAGATTATCATGGAGCCCTTAAACCCCATATACCTTTAGGCTCTTCCTGGGTTACCAAAGATCATTTTGATATCCTAAAAGACCATTTTGATAAAGTTTCCTTAAATTAA
- a CDS encoding tyrosine-type recombinase/integrase, translating to MSCTIRRCKNSRNEHGLPVVLLVITIGMRQEEILGLTWDCINFDRQKIYLKETKNGRPRIISIVGKAFVLLRSHYLKKCPYTLA from the coding sequence ATGTCTTGCACTATTAGAAGATGTAAAAATAGCCGTAATGAACATGGGTTGCCTGTTGTGCTTTTGGTCATTACTATAGGGATGAGACAAGAAGAGATTTTGGGATTAACATGGGATTGTATTAATTTTGATCGACAAAAGATCTACCTAAAAGAGACAAAGAATGGTAGACCTCGAATTATTTCTATAGTAGGAAAAGCTTTTGTACTTCTTCGATCCCATTATTTAAAAAAATGCCCTTATACATTAGCATGA
- the cydB gene encoding cytochrome d ubiquinol oxidase subunit II: MIALENLQVIWFMVFVILLTGYAILDGFDLGVGMMHLVGANDYERRIILNSIAPVWDGNGVWLVTAGGALFAGFPQVYATLCSAFYTPIMILLTGLIFRAVAIEFRSKQPMAWWRWTWDSMFTIASVIISLTLGITIGNLIVGIPLDENGEFIGTFWTLLHPYALLVGMMALALFMMHGAIYLVMKTEGSLHDRLRQKVNPAIIFFIVLYAITTVATLIYFPHMAESVRSRKDLFIIAVINVLLIANIPREISKGREGWAFLSSCGNIICLMALYGAGTYPAVVRAVNDPQALSLTIYNSSSTAKTLEILLLIAAIGVPLVVAYTIVIYKVFYGKVKLDPTSY, from the coding sequence ATGATTGCTTTAGAAAATTTACAAGTTATATGGTTCATGGTTTTTGTTATCCTTCTAACTGGCTATGCTATTTTGGATGGATTTGATCTAGGTGTGGGAATGATGCACCTAGTGGGCGCAAATGATTACGAGCGACGCATTATTCTTAATTCTATAGCTCCCGTATGGGATGGCAATGGAGTTTGGCTAGTGACCGCAGGAGGGGCCCTTTTTGCGGGCTTTCCCCAAGTTTATGCCACTTTATGCTCAGCCTTTTATACTCCTATTATGATCTTACTTACAGGACTAATTTTCCGCGCCGTCGCTATCGAATTTCGTAGTAAGCAACCTATGGCATGGTGGCGTTGGACATGGGATAGCATGTTTACTATAGCTAGTGTGATTATCTCTTTAACTTTAGGAATAACTATAGGCAATCTGATTGTAGGAATCCCTTTAGATGAGAATGGAGAATTTATAGGCACATTTTGGACATTATTGCATCCTTATGCTCTTTTGGTAGGCATGATGGCATTAGCGCTATTTATGATGCATGGAGCTATTTATCTGGTGATGAAAACTGAAGGGTCCTTGCACGATAGACTTCGTCAAAAAGTCAATCCTGCGATTATTTTCTTTATAGTTCTTTATGCCATTACCACCGTAGCTACTTTAATCTATTTTCCTCATATGGCTGAAAGCGTAAGGAGTCGCAAAGATCTTTTTATCATTGCCGTTATCAATGTGCTTTTGATTGCCAATATCCCTCGAGAAATCTCCAAAGGACGTGAGGGTTGGGCTTTTCTCTCTTCGTGCGGAAATATAATATGCTTAATGGCTCTCTATGGAGCAGGTACCTATCCAGCCGTGGTGCGCGCTGTTAACGATCCTCAGGCTTTAAGTTTAACCATTTATAACTCTTCGTCTACAGCAAAAACCTTGGAAATTTTATTATTAATAGCGGCCATAGGAGTTCCTCTTGTGGTAGCTTACACCATTGTTATTTATAAAGTTTTCTATGGTAAAGTAAAGCTAGATCCTACAAGTTACTAA
- the folP gene encoding dihydropteroate synthase, which yields MSKTQLMGILNATPDSFYDKGRFFEITSAVARGHQMLAEGADILDVGGESTRPGAPVVSLEEEIKRVIPLIRHLKQELSIPISIDTMKPQVAAEAVEAGATWINDVGGFRHSAMREIAASSGVKLCVMHMQGTPQTMQNAPSYEASIIDHLKHWFSNVVNTLMQSGVKEHNIVLDPGIGFGKTVAHNLEIIHNLAELKKLGFPVLLGVSRKSFMGKILNKSTDELLPATLAINSVAILSHVDFIRVHDIQAHRDIIDLLSVYNK from the coding sequence ATGAGCAAGACCCAACTCATGGGCATTTTGAATGCTACCCCTGATTCATTTTATGATAAAGGTCGTTTTTTTGAGATAACTTCAGCTGTAGCCCGAGGACATCAGATGCTAGCTGAAGGTGCCGACATCTTAGATGTGGGGGGTGAATCTACACGTCCAGGAGCTCCTGTCGTTTCTTTAGAAGAAGAAATAAAAAGAGTAATTCCCCTGATTCGGCATCTAAAACAGGAGCTATCCATCCCTATTTCTATCGATACGATGAAACCTCAGGTGGCTGCCGAAGCCGTCGAAGCAGGAGCTACCTGGATAAACGATGTAGGAGGCTTTCGCCATTCAGCCATGCGTGAAATAGCGGCCTCCTCCGGAGTAAAATTATGTGTCATGCATATGCAAGGCACCCCTCAAACCATGCAAAATGCTCCTAGTTATGAAGCATCTATTATCGATCATTTAAAGCATTGGTTCTCTAATGTGGTTAATACATTAATGCAGTCGGGAGTTAAAGAGCATAATATTGTCTTAGACCCAGGCATTGGCTTTGGAAAAACCGTTGCCCATAATCTTGAAATCATACACAATTTGGCAGAGCTTAAGAAGCTAGGGTTTCCTGTCTTACTTGGAGTTTCGCGAAAGTCTTTCATGGGCAAGATACTTAACAAATCGACAGATGAGCTATTACCTGCAACCTTGGCAATTAATTCGGTTGCCATCCTTTCCCATGTAGATTTTATTCGTGTGCATGATATCCAAGCGCACCGCGATATCATTGATTTATTAAGTGTTTATAATAAGTAA
- a CDS encoding Mur ligase family protein, giving the protein MTTIFPSYKELIKKLFSVNKHGGMKLGLNNMCRLQRILDFPASHYKCIHVAGSNGKGSVTTKIAKALQAEGYRVGLFTSPHISTFRERVKINGQLIDEEATTTLLDKIFTHIANEQIPATFFEITTALALAYFAQQEVEYAVLEAGLGGRLDATNIVTPKLSIITSISLEHTEYLGQTVEEIAKEKAGIIKVGVPVIIGPRVPRPVVEKIAKLQNSPLTQVTGNFSNFDEENNAIAKAALQTLAVSEDSLQLGLKALPPCRLELVCQAPPTLLDVGHNPDGLSHLFKAIRQRYPHRPLRIIFGLSKTKDVEGCLRVLKEYGEHFHLIEASNGRGVEVAVLYQKMIEHHFPLSSISIDTTIPYTTQKALLLAKQHQQVLIICGTFFIMQEVRASLKIEEPTDDYDLNER; this is encoded by the coding sequence ATGACTACCATTTTCCCCTCCTATAAAGAATTAATTAAAAAGCTTTTTAGCGTTAATAAACATGGAGGAATGAAACTGGGGTTAAATAATATGTGCAGGCTACAAAGGATTTTAGACTTTCCTGCCAGCCACTATAAATGCATCCATGTAGCAGGATCGAATGGCAAAGGTTCGGTAACCACAAAAATAGCTAAGGCTTTACAAGCAGAAGGTTACCGTGTAGGTCTATTTACTTCTCCCCATATTTCAACTTTCCGTGAAAGAGTAAAAATTAATGGCCAGCTTATTGATGAAGAGGCCACGACAACCCTTCTAGACAAAATATTTACACACATTGCAAACGAGCAAATCCCGGCCACCTTTTTTGAAATCACTACGGCTCTAGCTTTGGCTTATTTTGCCCAGCAAGAGGTAGAATATGCTGTCTTAGAAGCTGGATTAGGAGGCCGGCTGGATGCCACCAATATTGTTACTCCTAAGCTCTCTATTATTACCTCCATTAGTCTGGAACATACCGAGTATTTAGGACAAACGGTAGAGGAAATTGCTAAGGAAAAAGCAGGAATTATTAAGGTTGGGGTCCCTGTTATCATTGGCCCCCGCGTTCCTAGACCTGTTGTTGAAAAGATCGCCAAGCTGCAAAATAGCCCTTTAACTCAAGTAACTGGTAATTTTAGTAATTTTGATGAGGAAAATAACGCGATTGCTAAGGCAGCTTTGCAAACACTTGCTGTCTCTGAAGATTCTCTTCAGCTTGGTCTTAAAGCATTGCCGCCTTGCCGACTTGAGCTTGTCTGCCAGGCACCACCTACACTTCTTGATGTAGGACATAATCCGGATGGCCTTAGCCACCTTTTTAAGGCCATTAGACAAAGGTATCCCCACAGGCCCTTACGGATTATTTTTGGTTTATCCAAGACTAAAGACGTAGAGGGTTGCTTAAGAGTTCTTAAAGAATATGGGGAGCATTTTCATTTGATTGAGGCTTCTAATGGTCGCGGCGTAGAAGTTGCCGTTCTTTACCAAAAAATGATCGAGCATCACTTTCCTTTAAGCTCTATTTCCATTGACACTACCATCCCTTATACCACTCAAAAAGCCCTACTTCTTGCTAAACAGCATCAACAAGTTTTAATTATTTGTGGCACTTTTTTTATTATGCAAGAAGTACGTGCCAGCTTAAAAATAGAGGAGCCTACGGATGACTACGATCTTAACGAAAGATAG
- a CDS encoding 16S rRNA (uracil(1498)-N(3))-methyltransferase → MPSTRFFLCSRLQAGQEVILEGNEFHHLAHVMRLEEGEQAEFVNGAGTLAIGVLKQREKKQARFVIESFIQQEKTGPELILAQGLPRLNRLDFIIEKSTELGATQIWLFPGQSSERKSLTEHQLKRMESLMIAAMKQCGRLYLPSLVIKPALNQWNSLKIPAFFGDVREKAPFFWHIHSPGKEALFFIGPEAGFTPVEIERLGQIGAQGVKLHPNILRADTAALVALSIMSQ, encoded by the coding sequence ATGCCTTCTACACGTTTTTTTCTTTGCTCCAGGCTACAGGCCGGCCAGGAAGTTATCTTAGAGGGTAATGAATTTCATCATTTAGCGCATGTCATGCGTTTAGAAGAAGGTGAGCAAGCTGAATTTGTTAATGGCGCAGGAACCCTTGCGATAGGTGTTTTAAAGCAGCGAGAAAAAAAACAGGCTAGATTCGTTATCGAATCTTTCATTCAACAAGAAAAGACTGGCCCTGAATTAATCCTCGCTCAAGGATTGCCTCGGCTTAATCGTCTAGATTTTATCATTGAAAAAAGCACTGAATTGGGAGCTACTCAAATCTGGCTATTTCCCGGCCAAAGTAGTGAGCGAAAATCCCTTACTGAGCATCAATTGAAACGAATGGAGAGTTTAATGATTGCCGCTATGAAGCAATGTGGACGCCTCTATCTTCCGTCATTAGTCATTAAGCCTGCACTTAATCAATGGAACTCATTGAAAATTCCTGCTTTCTTTGGAGATGTGCGAGAGAAAGCCCCTTTCTTTTGGCACATTCATTCTCCCGGTAAAGAGGCCCTTTTTTTTATAGGTCCTGAAGCGGGCTTTACCCCAGTAGAGATAGAACGATTAGGGCAAATAGGTGCGCAGGGTGTGAAACTTCATCCAAATATCTTACGTGCCGATACCGCTGCTTTGGTTGCTTTAAGCATTATGAGCCAATAG
- the murB gene encoding UDP-N-acetylmuramate dehydrogenase, which produces MNDDKLSSKLQNNKLLKSVCTFGIGGAAHYYREVHTIEEMQATLIYCHIHHLPFFILGKGSNCLFDDRGFAGLVIHNKIDFKHQQPEGIFHVGAGYNFSLLGSQTAREGWSGLEFASGIPGSVGGAVYMNAGANGRETHDALKSVDFINQQGELKTFYKEELTHAYRTSIFQSMQGAIVGATFQLNLSSKARQKQIEIITYRKQTQPYSNKSAGCIFRNPDRHYAGALIEKAGLKGTQLGGAKVSEIHANFIVNANNATSQEVLKLIEHIKEQVKIHCKIELESEVRYIPYEVERA; this is translated from the coding sequence GTGAATGATGATAAGCTATCTTCAAAGCTTCAGAATAACAAGCTACTAAAAAGCGTATGCACCTTCGGAATTGGAGGCGCTGCCCATTATTATCGAGAAGTCCATACGATTGAAGAGATGCAAGCAACTCTTATTTATTGTCATATCCACCATCTTCCTTTTTTTATTTTAGGAAAAGGGTCCAACTGCCTTTTTGATGATCGTGGATTTGCAGGCCTGGTGATTCATAATAAAATTGATTTTAAACATCAACAGCCAGAGGGAATCTTTCATGTAGGTGCGGGCTATAATTTCTCATTGCTGGGCTCCCAAACTGCTAGGGAGGGCTGGTCAGGCCTAGAATTTGCCTCTGGCATACCTGGCAGCGTAGGCGGTGCTGTCTATATGAATGCAGGTGCAAATGGACGAGAGACGCATGATGCTTTAAAATCCGTAGATTTTATCAATCAGCAGGGAGAATTAAAAACTTTTTATAAAGAAGAGCTTACTCATGCTTATCGCACCTCAATCTTCCAATCAATGCAAGGAGCTATTGTAGGAGCTACTTTTCAATTAAACCTTTCAAGCAAAGCACGCCAAAAGCAAATAGAAATTATTACTTATCGTAAGCAAACCCAACCTTACAGCAATAAATCAGCAGGATGTATTTTTCGCAATCCTGATCGCCATTATGCGGGGGCTTTGATAGAAAAAGCTGGTTTAAAAGGTACCCAGCTGGGAGGAGCGAAAGTTTCTGAAATTCATGCTAATTTCATCGTTAATGCAAATAACGCCACCTCTCAAGAAGTTTTAAAACTTATTGAACACATAAAAGAACAGGTAAAAATTCATTGCAAGATTGAGTTGGAAAGTGAAGTACGCTATATTCCTTATGAAGTGGAACGCGCATGA
- the cdaA gene encoding diadenylate cyclase CdaA encodes MHILSWFIPAIEIAVIAIVVYYLLSFFWNTRTMDLLFGLLAVACIYALSIWLHLPVIEKLIHYFVSVAVVALLIIFQPELRLALSMLSVKGKKYREVTEFDKFLDSMAQSIYRLSEKRVGALLVLENQDSLDEYANKAVIMNANFSSELLESIFIKTTPLHDGAVIIRGTTILSAATILPLADDSSQLSKSMGTRHRAGLGTSQHTDALIIVISEETGKVAIARDGIMTRGVKIDRFKGIMRSIFTPPKTTIQSSFDAIGRLKTWKR; translated from the coding sequence ATGCATATACTCAGTTGGTTTATTCCTGCTATTGAAATTGCTGTAATTGCCATCGTGGTTTATTATTTACTCTCTTTTTTTTGGAATACGCGCACGATGGACCTTTTATTCGGTCTGTTAGCAGTTGCTTGTATTTATGCCTTATCAATTTGGTTGCATCTGCCTGTGATTGAAAAGCTTATTCATTATTTTGTTAGTGTAGCGGTAGTGGCCCTATTAATCATCTTTCAACCAGAACTACGGCTGGCACTTTCCATGCTCAGCGTCAAAGGAAAAAAATATCGAGAAGTGACAGAATTTGATAAATTCTTGGATAGTATGGCTCAATCCATTTATCGTCTTTCTGAAAAACGTGTAGGAGCTTTACTTGTCCTTGAAAATCAAGATTCTTTAGATGAGTATGCTAATAAAGCTGTCATTATGAACGCCAATTTTTCATCTGAGTTATTAGAATCCATCTTTATTAAGACGACCCCCTTACATGATGGAGCTGTCATTATTCGAGGTACCACTATTCTCTCAGCAGCAACCATTCTTCCTTTAGCAGACGATAGTTCGCAACTGTCAAAATCTATGGGCACTCGTCACCGTGCAGGATTAGGAACAAGCCAACATACAGATGCGCTAATCATAGTCATCTCAGAAGAAACAGGTAAGGTAGCTATAGCAAGAGATGGAATAATGACTAGAGGCGTCAAAATTGATCGCTTTAAAGGCATTATGCGCAGCATATTTACGCCTCCTAAGACTACTATTCAATCCAGCTTTGATGCGATAGGACGCTTAAAAACATGGAAACGTTAA
- the nusB gene encoding transcription antitermination factor NusB: MALPLQKLREIIFQMLYSYDIGKAHQQDMIELMMKELAVSRASVIMAQQKVEEIQAIQGEIDEMIAGASFSYAFDRIQTVERNILRLGVYELFFASNIPPKVAISEAVRMSRKFSTPESANFVNAILDTLYKARAGEEIDLQKIYKTIEEMNQSEEKSSSLPLEKEMAKE, encoded by the coding sequence ATGGCTCTTCCCCTACAAAAATTACGTGAAATTATTTTCCAGATGCTATACAGCTATGATATTGGAAAAGCTCATCAACAAGATATGATTGAGCTAATGATGAAAGAGTTAGCCGTTTCTCGCGCTTCGGTTATTATGGCTCAACAGAAAGTGGAGGAAATACAAGCTATCCAAGGCGAAATTGATGAAATGATTGCAGGTGCCTCTTTTTCTTATGCATTTGATCGTATTCAAACTGTCGAACGTAATATTTTGCGCCTAGGAGTTTATGAACTTTTCTTTGCAAGCAATATTCCCCCTAAGGTTGCTATAAGCGAAGCAGTCAGGATGTCACGAAAATTCAGTACTCCCGAATCAGCCAATTTTGTTAATGCCATTTTAGATACTTTGTACAAAGCACGAGCTGGTGAAGAAATAGACCTTCAAAAAATCTATAAAACTATTGAAGAAATGAATCAAAGCGAGGAAAAATCTAGCAGCCTTCCTTTAGAAAAAGAAATGGCTAAGGAATGA
- a CDS encoding NUDIX domain-containing protein, with protein MNQIIRHGAYGVIFQDSQILLTQKQSGPYEGLWGLPGGAIEFGETPEAALRRELLEEASIAISKLEFLSIVTSTGHYANNGVLYGFHQVGLLYKILGWEKQPGLVPQEENRWVKLTDILQKELTPFALHAIFNLPTSETWRPHNSIRGKVIGLAKHENQLLVCEVLNGDGLLKGWCPIGGSIKFGESAEEALKREIYKKLGCNLVITGEPIVCENIFEHQGIKRHEIIFTFPIKLSNETIYTKNRFQLYEDRRGAHWVEWIPIDRFERSEALLFPSIIVDKIAEI; from the coding sequence ATGAATCAAATCATCAGACATGGAGCTTATGGAGTTATATTTCAAGATTCCCAAATTCTCCTCACTCAAAAGCAATCAGGACCTTATGAGGGATTATGGGGGCTTCCTGGGGGTGCTATTGAATTCGGTGAAACGCCAGAAGCAGCCCTTAGACGTGAGCTACTGGAAGAAGCTTCTATAGCCATTTCTAAGTTAGAATTTTTAAGTATAGTAACCTCTACTGGCCACTATGCTAATAACGGTGTTCTATATGGATTCCATCAAGTTGGCCTTCTTTATAAAATATTAGGTTGGGAGAAACAGCCAGGCTTAGTGCCTCAAGAAGAAAACCGTTGGGTTAAGCTCACTGACATCCTTCAAAAGGAATTAACTCCATTTGCTCTTCATGCGATCTTTAATCTACCAACAAGTGAAACATGGAGGCCTCATAACAGCATTAGGGGCAAAGTAATAGGTCTTGCAAAACACGAAAATCAATTGCTTGTCTGCGAGGTACTTAATGGTGATGGCCTTTTAAAAGGATGGTGTCCCATCGGAGGTAGTATTAAATTTGGTGAAAGTGCTGAAGAGGCTCTAAAGCGCGAAATTTATAAGAAGCTTGGATGTAATCTCGTCATTACAGGTGAACCTATAGTCTGCGAAAACATCTTTGAACATCAGGGGATTAAAAGACACGAAATTATTTTTACCTTTCCCATTAAGCTTTCAAATGAAACAATCTACACGAAAAATCGTTTTCAGCTTTATGAAGATAGAAGAGGTGCTCATTGGGTAGAATGGATTCCAATTGATCGGTTTGAAAGAAGTGAAGCCCTACTATTTCCTTCAATTATAGTAGACAAAATCGCAGAGATCTAA
- a CDS encoding cytochrome ubiquinol oxidase subunit I has product MDVEILARFQFALTIMFHYIYPPLSIGIGLILVIMEGIYIKTKDPIYLEMAKFWTKVFALTFAMGVATGIVMEFEFGTNWANYSRFVGDVFGSALAAEGVFAFFLESGFLALLLFGWNRVSPRMHYFATWMVCLGAHFSAIWIVVANSWMQTPAGFVIEGEGIKARAVITDFWAMVFNPSSMTRLFHTIIGCWLAGAFLVISLAAYYILKKRHHEFAKNSLKIGLSVALVACILQLITGDTSARIIAKYQPAKLAAIEGLYKTQKGAPLSIWGIPNSETQTLDYGFKIPYLLSFLTFRDFNAEVKGLDTVPRKDWPRVSVVFQTYHLMIATWACMMMTTLLAIYLWRKGTLFQKKWMLRLLVASSFFPQIGNQAGWVTAEMGRYPWIVQGLLRISEGLSKSVVAEQVLGSIILFGIVYTLLFILFVYMLNEKFKHGPMDLAVGDVSTPYHQQYVLVQDVFTQDKEKE; this is encoded by the coding sequence ATGGATGTAGAAATACTAGCGCGATTCCAATTTGCTCTGACCATTATGTTTCATTATATTTACCCTCCTCTAAGTATTGGCATAGGCCTTATATTAGTCATTATGGAAGGAATTTATATAAAAACTAAAGATCCTATCTATTTGGAAATGGCCAAATTTTGGACTAAAGTCTTTGCTTTAACTTTTGCTATGGGTGTAGCTACCGGAATAGTGATGGAATTTGAATTTGGCACAAATTGGGCCAATTATTCACGCTTTGTGGGAGATGTATTCGGTAGTGCCCTTGCGGCAGAAGGAGTTTTTGCTTTCTTTTTAGAATCAGGGTTTTTAGCTTTGCTTCTTTTTGGATGGAATCGGGTAAGCCCACGCATGCATTATTTTGCTACTTGGATGGTCTGCTTGGGTGCACATTTTAGTGCTATTTGGATTGTAGTGGCCAATTCCTGGATGCAGACTCCTGCCGGCTTTGTGATTGAGGGAGAGGGAATCAAAGCGCGGGCAGTGATTACCGATTTTTGGGCAATGGTTTTTAATCCTTCTTCCATGACTCGCTTATTTCATACTATTATTGGATGCTGGTTGGCAGGAGCTTTTTTGGTGATCAGCTTAGCGGCTTATTATATTTTGAAGAAGCGCCATCATGAATTTGCTAAAAATTCTTTAAAGATTGGCTTGAGTGTGGCGCTAGTTGCCTGCATTTTACAATTAATAACAGGGGATACGAGCGCTCGTATAATTGCCAAATACCAGCCGGCTAAGCTGGCCGCAATAGAAGGCCTTTACAAGACTCAAAAAGGGGCACCCTTATCTATTTGGGGCATTCCCAATTCCGAGACACAAACCTTAGATTATGGCTTCAAAATTCCTTATCTATTAAGCTTTTTAACTTTTCGTGATTTTAATGCTGAGGTAAAAGGTTTAGACACTGTTCCCCGCAAGGATTGGCCCCGCGTATCTGTGGTTTTTCAAACTTATCATCTTATGATAGCCACTTGGGCTTGTATGATGATGACCACTCTATTAGCTATTTATTTGTGGCGCAAAGGAACCTTATTTCAGAAAAAATGGATGCTCCGTCTTCTAGTGGCATCTTCTTTTTTTCCTCAAATCGGTAATCAGGCAGGATGGGTAACGGCGGAGATGGGACGCTATCCTTGGATTGTGCAGGGCTTGCTTAGAATTTCTGAGGGCCTTTCTAAATCTGTGGTAGCAGAGCAAGTATTAGGTTCGATCATTCTATTTGGAATTGTTTATACTTTGTTATTTATTCTATTTGTTTACATGCTCAATGAAAAGTTTAAACATGGTCCTATGGACCTAGCGGTTGGAGATGTCTCTACTCCCTATCATCAGCAATATGTACTTGTTCAAGACGTTTTTACCCAAGATAAGGAAAAGGAATGA
- a CDS encoding glycosyltransferase: protein MHIAFLSNYNLYESKRYFCARFAEAFNRLGIETSIIDYHTLQQQSREFIRASNPQETIFTCSFNSMISEDGKYISDHTGVPHLAFFVDPAYNYRDVLRSKNTIITCVDHGDCDYIYSKNFSKTFFLAHAVERELGPAMNQERPYEVVFLGSCYDHENLRAYWRQTMKKNDIEIIEKTIEIVLSDNKTSVYSAIKKIVQEEACSCDNENELEDKIIHYAYYVDNYMRGKDRTELILSIKNAQVHVFGDLCWRREKPILGWEHSLRTMQNVTIHPAVNYEKGLEILKQSKICLNSMPFFKNGTHERIFNGLACGALPITSDNLWIRRNFEHEQNILIYSPHAWAEVNTWVEEYLKKPLKREEVIAEGREKVMKEHTWDVRAQQLFDGFENLPPIEEG, encoded by the coding sequence ATGCATATCGCCTTTCTTTCTAACTATAATCTTTACGAATCTAAACGCTACTTTTGTGCCCGTTTCGCCGAAGCTTTTAATCGTCTAGGCATTGAAACAAGCATTATCGATTATCATACTTTGCAGCAGCAGAGTAGAGAATTTATAAGGGCAAGTAATCCTCAGGAAACCATTTTTACCTGCTCATTTAATTCTATGATCTCAGAAGATGGCAAATATATTTCAGATCATACGGGAGTTCCTCATCTGGCCTTCTTTGTCGATCCTGCCTACAATTATAGAGATGTACTCAGAAGCAAAAATACTATCATTACCTGCGTAGACCATGGAGATTGCGACTATATTTATTCTAAAAATTTTTCGAAAACTTTTTTTCTTGCCCATGCTGTAGAAAGGGAATTGGGACCTGCTATGAACCAAGAAAGACCCTATGAAGTTGTCTTTTTAGGCAGTTGTTATGATCATGAAAACTTGCGTGCTTATTGGCGTCAGACAATGAAAAAAAATGATATAGAAATCATAGAAAAGACAATTGAAATAGTGTTAAGCGACAATAAGACTTCCGTCTATTCAGCGATTAAAAAAATAGTGCAAGAGGAAGCTTGTTCTTGCGATAATGAGAATGAATTAGAAGATAAAATTATTCATTATGCTTATTATGTCGATAACTACATGCGCGGAAAAGATCGTACAGAGCTTATTCTCTCTATAAAAAATGCGCAGGTCCATGTCTTTGGAGATCTTTGCTGGCGTCGTGAAAAGCCCATTTTAGGATGGGAACATAGCCTAAGAACCATGCAAAATGTGACTATTCATCCGGCCGTTAATTATGAAAAAGGCCTAGAAATCCTTAAACAAAGTAAAATATGCTTAAATAGCATGCCTTTTTTTAAAAATGGTACGCATGAACGAATTTTTAATGGTTTGGCTTGTGGAGCTCTACCTATTACCAGCGATAATCTCTGGATTAGAAGAAATTTTGAACACGAGCAAAACATTCTTATTTATTCGCCGCACGCATGGGCGGAGGTCAACACCTGGGTAGAAGAATATTTGAAAAAACCTTTAAAGCGTGAAGAAGTTATCGCTGAAGGACGTGAAAAAGTGATGAAGGAGCATACTTGGGATGTACGAGCACAACAGCTGTTTGATGGCTTTGAGAATCTCCCTCCAATAGAGGAAGGATAA